From Vreelandella neptunia, the proteins below share one genomic window:
- a CDS encoding DNA-3-methyladenine glycosylase family protein, whose protein sequence is MNLDTIEHAMAALAKADPDIARALPLVGAPPPRERDKGFATFFSTIVSQQLSTEAARAIMGRVNTLLPELHAKAVMEVEGQALRDAGLSWRKIEYAKGLAEAELAGTFSAEGLEQLSDDEAIAAITELRGFGRWSAEIYLMFSLKRPDIFPADDLALRVALGRLKGMDDKPTPKQARQLVEHWAPWRSVGSLFLWHYYRGEPL, encoded by the coding sequence ATGAACCTAGATACCATCGAGCACGCCATGGCAGCACTTGCCAAGGCCGATCCGGATATAGCCCGCGCCCTGCCGCTAGTGGGGGCTCCCCCGCCTCGTGAGCGCGACAAAGGCTTTGCGACGTTCTTCTCCACCATCGTTAGCCAACAGCTATCCACCGAAGCGGCCCGAGCGATTATGGGTCGCGTAAATACATTGTTGCCCGAGCTGCACGCCAAGGCAGTGATGGAGGTAGAGGGGCAAGCGCTGCGCGATGCAGGGCTCTCCTGGCGCAAGATCGAGTACGCCAAAGGGCTGGCAGAAGCAGAGTTGGCAGGCACTTTTAGCGCCGAGGGGCTTGAACAGCTAAGCGATGATGAAGCCATTGCCGCGATTACCGAGCTACGCGGCTTTGGCCGTTGGAGCGCCGAGATCTACCTGATGTTTTCGCTGAAACGCCCGGATATTTTCCCTGCCGATGATCTCGCCCTGCGGGTAGCGCTGGGCCGTTTAAAAGGCATGGACGACAAACCCACGCCCAAGCAGGCCCGCCAGTTGGTAGAACACTGGGCGCCCTGGCGCAGCGTGGGTTCGCTGTTTCTGTGGCACTACTATCGCGGCGAGCCGCTGTAG
- the rpoZ gene encoding DNA-directed RNA polymerase subunit omega produces the protein MARVTVEDCLENVENRFKLVMISTQRARQLARGSRDALLPWENDKPTVMALREIAAGLVDHTVLDEPVEAAVRPRPAMAPTHIDD, from the coding sequence ATGGCTCGCGTAACCGTTGAAGATTGTCTTGAAAATGTTGAAAACCGTTTCAAGCTGGTGATGATTTCCACCCAGCGTGCTCGTCAGCTGGCGCGCGGCTCCCGCGATGCCCTGCTGCCCTGGGAAAATGACAAGCCTACGGTAATGGCGCTGCGTGAAATTGCCGCAGGCTTGGTTGATCACACCGTACTGGACGAGCCCGTTGAAGCCGCAGTTCGTCCGCGCCCGGCAATGGCGCCTACTCATATCGACGACTAA
- a CDS encoding RelA/SpoT family protein — translation MFTIDDLADRLGGYLPSDEIQQVKRAFYYAEQAHDGQRRRSGEPYVTHPLAVANILANMHMDHQSLMAAMLHDVIEDTGVSKKALEAQFGKPVAELVDGVSKLTQITFEDKAVAQAENFQKMVLAMSRDIRVIIVKLADRLHNMRTLGALRPDKKRRIARETLEIYARIAGRLGINTIRIELEDLSFQAIHPMRAERIKRAVANARGHRRSAMREIQSSLQKSLDEDDLNGTVIGRQKHLLSIYKKMRDQRKPFAEIMDVFGFRIITEDVASCYRILGVVHNFYKPVPGRFKDYIAIPKANGYQSLHTTLFGSRGMPIEVQIRTREMEAMANNGIAAHWLYKAGQTSHPIAEGSHARARAWVKGLLEMQRHAGDSLEFIEHVKNDLFPDDVYVFTPKGDIMELPQGATVIDFAYSVHTDIGNNCIACRIDRHLAPLSTRLESGQTLEIITAPGAKPNLAWLNFVTTAKARSAIRHALKHQQQTEAVMLGRRLLNKALAPFDTSLEELDESVLKRAFKELDVTSEESLLESLGLGNRMTHVVARRLVDAAHGDDTYEHPAGVEGSKAVMISGSEGMVINFARCCHPLPGDPVVGHLSTGKGLVVHRAECKNVVDKNFADKNDPDKLFALEWSDTIDEDFPVALRIEIESRRGLVAELAGLVTDADANIERIGIEERDAHLSTVNLILSVKGRVHLARIIKRIRNLPNVGKITRLAN, via the coding sequence ATGTTCACCATTGATGACCTGGCCGATAGACTCGGCGGCTATTTACCCTCGGATGAAATCCAGCAGGTCAAACGTGCCTTTTACTACGCTGAGCAGGCCCACGACGGCCAGCGGCGGCGTTCAGGCGAGCCTTACGTCACCCACCCGCTTGCGGTGGCGAATATTCTTGCCAATATGCACATGGATCATCAAAGCCTGATGGCTGCCATGCTGCACGACGTTATTGAAGACACCGGCGTTTCCAAAAAAGCCCTTGAGGCCCAGTTTGGTAAACCGGTGGCAGAACTGGTGGACGGGGTATCCAAACTTACCCAAATCACCTTTGAAGACAAAGCTGTCGCTCAAGCGGAAAACTTCCAGAAGATGGTGCTGGCGATGTCGCGAGATATTCGCGTCATTATCGTCAAGCTGGCAGATCGACTGCATAACATGCGCACCCTGGGCGCCCTGCGACCGGATAAGAAGCGCCGCATTGCCCGTGAAACGTTGGAAATTTACGCGCGCATTGCTGGACGGCTGGGTATTAATACCATTCGTATCGAGCTTGAGGATCTCTCCTTTCAAGCGATTCACCCCATGCGCGCGGAGCGCATCAAGCGTGCGGTGGCCAATGCGCGGGGGCATCGGCGCAGCGCGATGCGCGAAATCCAGTCGTCGTTGCAAAAGAGTCTGGATGAAGATGATCTTAACGGCACGGTAATTGGGCGCCAAAAGCATCTGCTGTCGATCTATAAAAAGATGCGCGACCAGCGTAAGCCCTTCGCCGAAATTATGGACGTGTTTGGTTTTCGCATCATTACCGAAGATGTGGCCAGCTGTTACCGCATTCTAGGCGTGGTGCATAACTTTTATAAGCCAGTGCCGGGGCGTTTTAAAGACTATATTGCGATCCCCAAGGCCAACGGTTACCAGAGTCTGCATACCACCCTGTTTGGCTCACGGGGTATGCCCATTGAAGTGCAGATACGCACCCGTGAAATGGAGGCCATGGCCAATAACGGTATTGCGGCTCACTGGCTTTACAAAGCGGGGCAGACATCGCACCCGATTGCCGAGGGCAGCCATGCCCGAGCCCGCGCATGGGTGAAAGGCCTGCTGGAGATGCAGCGCCACGCCGGCGACTCGCTGGAGTTTATCGAACACGTTAAGAACGACCTTTTTCCTGACGATGTCTATGTGTTCACGCCCAAAGGCGACATTATGGAGCTTCCTCAGGGCGCCACCGTGATCGACTTCGCCTACTCCGTACATACGGATATCGGCAATAACTGCATCGCTTGTAGAATTGATCGCCATTTGGCACCGCTCTCGACGCGCTTAGAGAGTGGCCAAACGCTGGAGATCATCACCGCTCCCGGCGCGAAGCCGAATCTTGCCTGGCTTAACTTTGTGACCACAGCAAAGGCGCGTTCGGCTATTCGACATGCGCTTAAACATCAGCAGCAGACCGAAGCGGTCATGCTGGGGCGGCGGTTACTCAATAAAGCGCTGGCACCGTTCGATACCAGTCTGGAAGAGCTGGATGAGAGTGTTCTCAAGCGGGCATTTAAAGAGCTGGATGTTACTTCCGAAGAGTCGCTGTTGGAGTCGCTAGGGCTGGGCAATCGCATGACCCACGTGGTGGCTCGCCGCCTGGTGGATGCCGCCCACGGGGATGATACTTATGAGCATCCCGCAGGCGTTGAAGGTAGCAAAGCCGTTATGATCAGCGGCAGCGAAGGTATGGTGATTAACTTTGCCCGCTGCTGCCATCCGCTACCGGGCGACCCGGTGGTCGGTCACCTTTCCACTGGCAAAGGCTTGGTGGTGCATCGTGCAGAGTGTAAAAACGTTGTTGATAAGAACTTTGCCGATAAAAACGACCCCGACAAGCTCTTTGCACTGGAGTGGTCGGACACCATCGATGAAGATTTCCCAGTCGCGCTGCGTATCGAAATTGAGAGCCGCCGCGGATTAGTCGCAGAGCTTGCCGGACTGGTCACCGATGCCGATGCCAACATTGAGCGGATTGGCATTGAAGAGCGTGATGCCCACCTTTCCACCGTCAATCTGATCCTGTCGGTGAAAGGACGTGTGCACTTAGCACGCATCATTAAACGCATCCGTAACCTTCCCAACGTTGGCAAAATCACCCGACTCGCTAACTAA
- a CDS encoding SDR family oxidoreductase yields the protein MKLTVLIIGCGDIGINLGRELLEEGHQVIGLRRNVEALKGTGIKPLKLDLNDLEEAGPKSLPQADYVVYTVSADRFEESAYQSAYPEGLKRVLSVLEQHKTPPRRVFFVSSTSVHGQQEGEVVNEETPPDSTSFSGTLMCEAEQALINHSLPGTVIRFSGIYGPGRDRLIHQVAEGRVAAITPVVYSNRIHRGDCTGIIAHLIRYQESGETLADIYLGSDCEPVTMHNVMMWLAEQLKVEATETMQSPLRRRTSKRCDNQRLLSTGYQFRFPSYREGYAQVLKEGGFLELNKA from the coding sequence GTGAAGCTAACCGTACTGATTATCGGCTGTGGCGATATAGGGATCAACCTTGGGCGCGAACTGCTTGAGGAAGGACACCAGGTGATTGGCTTACGTCGCAACGTGGAAGCCTTAAAAGGCACCGGCATTAAACCGCTGAAGCTGGATTTAAACGATCTTGAAGAAGCCGGCCCCAAAAGCCTGCCCCAGGCTGACTATGTGGTGTATACCGTCAGCGCTGACCGTTTCGAAGAGAGCGCCTATCAAAGCGCCTACCCTGAAGGCTTAAAGCGAGTGCTGAGTGTATTAGAACAGCATAAAACGCCGCCGCGCCGGGTATTTTTTGTCTCGTCGACCAGCGTGCATGGGCAACAGGAAGGCGAAGTCGTTAACGAAGAGACGCCTCCCGATTCGACGAGCTTCTCTGGCACGCTGATGTGTGAAGCCGAACAGGCGCTGATTAATCATTCGCTGCCCGGTACGGTGATTCGTTTTTCCGGCATTTACGGCCCAGGTCGTGACCGGCTGATTCATCAGGTCGCCGAAGGCCGTGTGGCTGCGATCACTCCGGTGGTGTACTCCAACCGCATTCACCGCGGCGACTGCACCGGCATTATCGCGCACCTGATTCGCTATCAGGAGAGCGGTGAGACGCTGGCAGATATCTACCTGGGTAGCGACTGTGAGCCCGTTACCATGCACAACGTCATGATGTGGCTGGCCGAGCAGCTTAAAGTCGAAGCCACCGAGACTATGCAGTCCCCTTTACGTCGGCGAACGAGCAAACGCTGCGATAACCAGCGCCTATTGAGCACTGGTTACCAGTTCCGCTTCCCCAGCTACCGCGAAGGCTATGCACAGGTACTTAAAGAGGGCGGCTTTTTAGAACTAAATAAAGCCTAG
- a CDS encoding extensin family protein produces the protein MRSTLFILVLIALGVALQKGLIEIPRHWAPWAPLHIDDPITPVTQLKLSRLADDRNGCLAALDTLPEGELRYTPLADYAPTANCPLANIVRMQSSGVAFNQSFVASCPMALAWVMYERHALQPAAEEIMGSRVSQVNHVGSFACRNVYGRETGRRSEHATAEALDVVGFQFENGQRITLINGWDDEGEVGEFLRAARDGACHTFGNVLGPDYNAAHADHFHMGMRGFRLCR, from the coding sequence ATGCGCAGTACGCTATTTATTTTAGTCTTGATTGCCCTGGGCGTAGCCCTGCAAAAAGGCCTTATAGAGATTCCTCGCCACTGGGCGCCTTGGGCACCGCTACATATTGACGATCCCATTACGCCGGTCACTCAACTGAAGCTAAGCCGCTTGGCGGATGACCGCAATGGTTGTTTAGCCGCATTAGATACCCTCCCTGAAGGCGAGCTGCGCTACACACCATTGGCCGATTACGCCCCCACGGCGAACTGCCCGCTTGCCAATATCGTACGCATGCAGTCTAGCGGCGTCGCGTTCAATCAGAGTTTCGTGGCCTCCTGCCCGATGGCATTGGCGTGGGTCATGTATGAACGCCACGCGTTACAGCCTGCCGCCGAGGAGATTATGGGCAGCCGGGTGAGTCAGGTTAACCACGTGGGTAGCTTTGCCTGCCGTAACGTTTACGGTCGTGAAACCGGCAGGCGCAGCGAACACGCCACCGCTGAAGCGCTGGATGTAGTGGGATTTCAGTTTGAGAACGGCCAGCGCATCACGCTAATTAATGGCTGGGATGATGAAGGCGAGGTAGGTGAGTTTTTACGCGCGGCGCGGGATGGCGCCTGCCATACCTTCGGTAATGTATTGGGGCCGGATTACAACGCCGCGCATGCGGATCACTTTCATATGGGCATGCGCGGATTTAGGCTGTGTCGCTAA
- a CDS encoding hydrogen peroxide-inducible genes activator, which produces MTLTELRYIVTLAQERHFGRAAERCHVSQPTLSVAVKKLEEELETPLFERSKSTVQVTPLGEKIVAQAQRVLEQSSLIFELASAGKDQLANPLRIGAIYTIGPYLFPHLVPALANAAPQMPLYIEEGMTGTLRAKLRSGELDVIIVALPFTETDVVTKPIYDEAFEVLIPANHPWVEREAINKEDLLEERLLLLGEGHCFRDQILEACPAITQKLNSPNNTLIAEGGSLETIRHMVASRLGITVLPQSALGTDQYENAMLASRPFVDPAPSRTVAIAWRASFPRPKAIEALIQAISHCRQPTKAVKSAP; this is translated from the coding sequence ATGACTTTAACAGAACTTCGCTATATCGTAACCCTTGCCCAAGAGCGTCATTTTGGTCGCGCGGCAGAACGCTGCCATGTTTCACAGCCCACGCTCTCGGTGGCGGTGAAAAAGCTGGAAGAAGAGCTCGAAACGCCGCTGTTTGAGCGTTCCAAGTCCACCGTACAGGTCACCCCGCTGGGTGAAAAAATCGTCGCCCAGGCCCAGCGTGTGCTAGAGCAGAGCAGCCTGATTTTTGAGCTCGCCAGTGCGGGTAAAGATCAGTTGGCCAACCCGCTGCGCATTGGGGCGATTTACACCATTGGGCCCTATCTGTTTCCCCATTTAGTGCCTGCCCTGGCGAACGCGGCCCCGCAAATGCCGCTGTATATTGAAGAGGGCATGACCGGTACGCTGCGCGCCAAGCTTAGAAGCGGCGAGCTGGATGTGATTATTGTCGCGTTGCCGTTTACCGAAACCGATGTAGTGACCAAGCCGATCTACGACGAAGCCTTTGAAGTGCTCATCCCCGCCAATCACCCTTGGGTCGAGCGGGAGGCGATCAATAAAGAGGACTTACTCGAAGAGCGCCTGCTGCTGCTTGGCGAAGGCCACTGCTTCCGCGATCAAATTCTGGAAGCCTGCCCGGCGATTACCCAAAAGCTCAACAGCCCCAACAATACGCTGATTGCCGAAGGCGGGTCGCTGGAAACCATTCGCCATATGGTGGCCTCTCGATTAGGTATCACTGTGTTGCCGCAGTCGGCTCTGGGCACCGACCAGTATGAAAATGCCATGCTGGCGAGCCGACCCTTTGTTGACCCAGCGCCCTCCCGCACCGTGGCGATCGCCTGGCGGGCGAGCTTCCCCCGTCCCAAAGCTATTGAGGCGCTGATTCAGGCAATTAGCCACTGCCGCCAACCGACTAAAGCCGTGAAAAGCGCCCCATGA
- a CDS encoding RidA family protein: protein MSNKAVINTSKAPAAIGPYSQAIKAGNTVYLSGQIPLDPATMVIVSEDFEAQARQVFTNLKAVCEEAAGSLSDIVKLNLYLVDLDNFAIVNQVMEEFFTAPFPARAAVGVKALPKGSQVEAEAVMVIGD, encoded by the coding sequence ATGAGCAATAAGGCTGTTATCAACACCAGCAAAGCCCCCGCGGCTATTGGCCCTTACTCCCAGGCCATTAAAGCAGGCAACACGGTTTATCTCTCTGGCCAGATCCCGCTGGATCCAGCGACCATGGTGATTGTGTCTGAGGATTTCGAAGCCCAGGCACGCCAAGTCTTCACCAACCTGAAAGCAGTGTGTGAAGAAGCGGCGGGCTCGCTAAGTGATATTGTGAAACTGAATCTCTACCTGGTGGACTTGGATAACTTTGCCATTGTGAACCAAGTCATGGAGGAGTTCTTCACCGCTCCTTTCCCCGCCCGCGCCGCCGTTGGCGTCAAAGCGCTGCCCAAAGGCAGCCAGGTGGAAGCGGAAGCGGTGATGGTCATCGGTGACTAG
- a CDS encoding MFS transporter, which produces MQDSTASSSQGLARNPRLAEFVLALGGFGIGTSEFVIMGLMNRVAGDLAVTVPQVGYAISSYALGVVVGAPLISALAARVPRRPLLIILMLVFAVGNIASAMAPGFWSFVGLRFLAGLPHGAYFGIAALVAAGAVPIDQRARAISRVMMGLTVAILIGAPLGTWAGNLFGWQIAFAGVGGIALLTALLIRLYVPVQPVDTLASPVRELSALLKQRVLVTLALACIGCGGMFAIFSYVMPTLTQQAGMSEALGPLVLVIFGLGSIAGNLIGGRMADKNLMRAIPTILLWCGVIQGLFYFAANNVWTGLLFVGLVGTSMALAPSLQTRLMDVAEDAQTMAASLNHAAFNGANALGAWLAGLAISAGFSWSSTGLVGAGLALCGLVIFAAGRWLEKRTYGTVAQRA; this is translated from the coding sequence ATGCAGGATTCGACAGCATCGTCGTCTCAAGGGCTGGCGCGTAACCCGCGCTTGGCAGAATTTGTGTTGGCGCTGGGTGGCTTTGGGATAGGCACCAGCGAGTTTGTCATTATGGGCCTGATGAATCGCGTGGCGGGAGATTTAGCGGTAACGGTGCCGCAAGTGGGTTACGCAATCAGCAGCTACGCCCTGGGCGTGGTGGTCGGCGCACCGCTGATTTCGGCACTGGCCGCGCGGGTGCCTAGGCGGCCACTGTTAATCATTCTGATGCTGGTCTTTGCGGTGGGCAACATTGCCAGTGCCATGGCGCCGGGGTTCTGGTCATTCGTCGGCCTGCGTTTTCTGGCGGGCTTGCCCCATGGGGCCTATTTTGGCATCGCTGCGCTGGTGGCGGCGGGAGCCGTGCCGATAGACCAACGGGCGCGGGCTATTTCCCGGGTGATGATGGGCTTAACGGTGGCGATTTTGATCGGTGCACCGCTGGGTACCTGGGCGGGTAACCTTTTTGGCTGGCAGATCGCCTTTGCAGGTGTCGGCGGTATTGCGCTGCTCACCGCCCTGTTGATTCGGCTTTATGTGCCGGTTCAGCCCGTCGATACCCTGGCAAGCCCGGTGCGTGAACTGTCCGCGCTGCTTAAGCAGCGGGTGTTGGTCACCCTGGCGCTTGCCTGCATCGGCTGCGGCGGCATGTTCGCAATTTTTAGCTATGTGATGCCGACGTTAACCCAGCAGGCGGGTATGAGCGAAGCACTGGGGCCACTGGTGCTGGTCATTTTTGGCCTGGGCTCTATTGCCGGTAATTTAATTGGCGGGCGCATGGCGGATAAAAACCTGATGCGCGCCATACCCACCATCCTGCTTTGGTGTGGCGTGATCCAGGGGCTGTTTTACTTTGCGGCGAATAACGTTTGGACGGGGCTGCTGTTTGTTGGCTTGGTGGGTACCAGCATGGCGCTGGCGCCTTCTTTACAAACCCGCTTAATGGATGTGGCAGAGGATGCCCAAACCATGGCGGCCTCACTGAACCACGCGGCCTTTAACGGTGCCAATGCCTTAGGGGCGTGGCTTGCTGGCCTGGCCATCAGCGCTGGCTTTAGCTGGTCGAGCACGGGCTTGGTCGGTGCGGGATTGGCACTCTGTGGTTTGGTGATTTTTGCTGCAGGGCGTTGGTTGGAAAAGCGCACCTACGGCACCGTGGCCCAGCGAGCCTAG
- the gmk gene encoding guanylate kinase, whose amino-acid sequence MSQGTLFIVSAPSGAGKTSLVRELIESLDGIQVSVSHTTRAKREGEVDGVNYHFTDVAEFEAMITRGEFYEYAKVFDNYYGTSRQAVEVLLAAGQDVILEIDWQGAQQVREQMPDAVSIFILPPSRNELERRLASRGTDEHAVIARRMRDAVSEMSHYHEYDYLVVNDDFTTALQELQSLVISRRLSRPVMTERHAPLLAALLSQAPTVE is encoded by the coding sequence ATGTCCCAAGGTACGCTGTTTATCGTTTCTGCCCCATCGGGTGCTGGCAAGACTAGCTTGGTGCGCGAGCTAATCGAAAGCCTGGATGGAATTCAAGTATCGGTGTCGCACACTACGCGTGCCAAGCGCGAGGGTGAGGTGGATGGCGTCAATTATCATTTCACCGATGTGGCCGAGTTTGAAGCGATGATCACCCGGGGGGAGTTCTATGAGTATGCCAAAGTATTTGATAATTACTACGGCACCTCGCGCCAGGCGGTAGAGGTATTGCTGGCAGCGGGGCAGGACGTCATTCTGGAAATCGACTGGCAGGGCGCCCAGCAGGTACGCGAACAAATGCCTGATGCGGTGTCGATTTTTATACTACCGCCTTCGCGCAACGAACTTGAACGGCGCCTCGCTAGCCGAGGCACCGACGAGCATGCGGTGATTGCCCGGCGCATGCGCGATGCGGTGAGTGAAATGTCCCATTACCACGAATATGATTACCTCGTCGTTAACGATGACTTCACCACGGCGCTGCAGGAGTTACAATCACTGGTAATCAGCCGTCGCTTAAGTCGCCCGGTAATGACCGAGCGCCACGCGCCGCTGTTGGCTGCGCTCTTGTCACAGGCGCCTACGGTCGAGTAA